In a genomic window of Desulfobacterales bacterium:
- a CDS encoding tripartite tricarboxylate transporter permease: protein MLEQMFNGLMLALDPLSILVVAIGVVVGILIGSIPGLTTTMGMAIFVPFTFFLPPLVGLPFLIGLYKGGIYGGSIPAILINAPGTGAAIATVFDGYELAKQGRAGSALKVALFSSTIGDTLSDIITILLAQSVVSIALLVGKPELFSILVCSLAIIATMTGGSVVKGLMAAALGLMLATVGTDIGGRWRFAFGNTDLAGGFSLITLLIGLFAFATIIERVLEGKKADEKQREIFKISKEDKLHWWEFRKCIPHILRSTGIGAFIGLVPAVGQPVAAFLGYSCAKRFSKEPEKFGKGSLEGVAGPEACNNAVNGPTLLPLMAFGIPGDMVTAVLLGALIVQGLRPGPGLFRNYGDIMYGILMSMMVANAFMFVFGYIFSGLYAKIARINSKYLIPAVFALAIVGSYAVNNNVFDVAIMVFFGFVGFLLNRFDIPLAPLVITFLLGHGVENSLIQSLILFKGDPLGFIYRPFCLALLVFSVLLICVPGIISWYKKYKVLKTGSS from the coding sequence ATGTTAGAGCAGATGTTTAACGGCCTTATGCTGGCACTTGATCCTCTCTCCATTCTGGTAGTCGCGATCGGCGTTGTGGTCGGCATCCTGATCGGGTCCATACCCGGACTGACCACCACGATGGGGATGGCGATTTTTGTGCCGTTCACTTTTTTCCTGCCGCCCCTGGTCGGCCTGCCCTTTTTGATCGGACTTTACAAAGGGGGAATTTACGGCGGCAGCATCCCGGCGATTCTGATCAACGCTCCCGGCACCGGAGCCGCCATTGCCACGGTGTTCGACGGCTATGAACTCGCCAAACAGGGCCGGGCGGGGAGCGCCCTCAAGGTTGCTCTTTTTTCATCGACTATCGGCGACACGCTGAGCGATATCATCACCATCCTGCTGGCGCAGTCGGTGGTCAGTATCGCCCTGCTGGTGGGCAAGCCCGAGCTTTTTTCTATTCTCGTATGTTCGCTGGCCATTATTGCCACCATGACCGGCGGTTCGGTGGTCAAAGGGCTCATGGCAGCCGCTTTGGGATTGATGCTGGCGACCGTCGGGACCGATATCGGCGGCAGGTGGCGATTTGCCTTCGGAAATACCGATCTGGCAGGGGGCTTTTCACTGATTACTTTGCTGATCGGACTGTTTGCCTTTGCCACAATCATTGAAAGAGTCCTGGAAGGAAAAAAGGCAGACGAAAAACAGCGGGAGATTTTCAAAATTTCCAAGGAAGACAAGCTTCACTGGTGGGAGTTTCGCAAATGCATTCCACATATCCTGAGATCAACCGGCATCGGAGCATTTATCGGCCTGGTCCCGGCAGTGGGCCAGCCGGTGGCGGCTTTTTTAGGATATTCATGCGCCAAGCGCTTTTCAAAAGAGCCTGAAAAGTTCGGCAAGGGTTCACTGGAAGGCGTTGCCGGCCCCGAAGCCTGCAACAACGCCGTCAACGGTCCGACGCTTCTGCCCCTGATGGCCTTCGGCATCCCGGGAGACATGGTGACGGCCGTCCTGCTGGGGGCATTGATTGTACAGGGGCTTCGTCCCGGCCCGGGGTTGTTCAGGAATTATGGGGACATCATGTACGGCATCCTGATGTCCATGATGGTGGCCAATGCGTTTATGTTCGTTTTCGGATATATTTTTTCAGGGCTGTATGCCAAAATCGCCCGGATCAATTCCAAATACCTCATTCCGGCGGTCTTTGCGTTGGCGATCGTGGGCTCCTATGCCGTCAACAACAATGTGTTTGATGTTGCGATCATGGTCTTTTTTGGTTTCGTGGGGTTTTTGCTGAACCGCTTCGACATTCCCCTGGCGCCGCTGGTCATAACGTTTCTCCTGGGACACGGCGTTGAAAACAGTTTGATCCAAAGTCTGATTCTGTTCAAGGGCGACCCCCTGGGCTTTATATACAGACCGTTTTGCCTGGCGCTTTTGGTGTTTTCAGTATTGTTGATTTGCGTTCCCGGTATCATCAGCTGGTATAAAAAATACAAGGTCTTAAAAACAGGTTCTTCGTAA